The following proteins are encoded in a genomic region of Debaryomyces hansenii CBS767 chromosome G complete sequence:
- a CDS encoding DEHA2G05016p (similar to uniprot|P38163 Saccharomyces cerevisiae YBL106C SRO77 Suppressor of defect in the small GTPase Rho3p), which translates to MFSKFKSKRAPLSLSSVSNIIKTSGISNLSPESLNAKTLNVSINEQFGLPKNSITAVAYDPTQSLLAVATTNNDVRVYGQKSVEVVFEFNTSSPMTELRFIKGIYLVGISPGGNGITVLSLHSKTILGTFSPGTITSIDSDPSLDFLIVGLSNGAVMFYDVDRLANTPFRIDNLQKKLLPKQKMSPVLGIEWHPRDIGTILIAYSHCAIIYSLTAGEIKSSLVYQISREAKGFAHSLNIANGGKKKIFGSSKEVIVPLLEAHFHPNGLHVVTVHKDNTLAFWDGNDGTLLEARNLFETNLHRPGEPIETPLNFAPIENVRWVCSQDPELTQLIICGGDSHQGNLIHILDFGYTLKYSLTSHEKQGQFYAQPSSGQRIIPITLNSNADEQPEYISRILPVPIDSSPYFGGNHNPSYLILLSNNGSLYITEYSNSGEPPSDMSGLILPLSISLIQPPVIDASIITVKRIDWYSILSNKASSGGGASNFSLLKGGAPVSQRNAPRPTGYDDNSRNILITGHEGGIIRLKDISKGEYQEDNLIQISLRDTLYDNGDPNCIDIVSVSLGLQNKEMAVGMGNGDVVICKFGKVNIPPNKGSSSGIDYHNCQVQHSNSDAKIYNIKDRVVGTFARSSNFLPVSLLKLDNQDQISCLKMSNIGFAAIGYKSGKMVVCDISRGPAIIYNIDSIKKHLITTESNCYITTMEFAIMEYGQDGYSSVILLCGTNGGGNLMVFKIIPQGNGGFEVVFMNKTTNLNYRVLGGEDAADSKLDKLIPINSSNGESAVANMEMFQKLSHGIVIPGMIITTSNRDIRVLQLPKTKLSHKVVDESCLACGVIKVKDKGIVLASLVKSGFIKFSSIPSLNDIADVKIPKEIYNKLKNALESPISSQSDILITGEMFVRLGPTEGINLSAYISESKEKKSKEPHATDLLFNENAIIPPRPAAGAIQWAKGQTRYISNEDLIGLIAGPNRRSTKNIESELAHNISPEANPNAGYGFQGYSSDKPEKDYKDPVRRATGPGYGYGMGAGGLMKNLQSGVESMEETMNGYANNMSETMNDSLASSKKTVFNAAIKNKLGF; encoded by the coding sequence ATGTTTTCGAAGTTTAAGCTGAAGAGAGCGCCACTATCGCTCAGCTCGGtatcaaatattatcaaaacttCAGGAATCTCAAACCTTTCCCCGGAATCGTTAAACGCTAAGACTTTAAACGTATCAATTAACGAACAGTTTGGGCTTCccaaaaattcaattacAGCGGTTGCGTATGATCCAACCCAATCGTTATTGGCGGTAGCAACTACGAATAATGATGTGAGGGTATATGGGCAAAAATCGGTAGAGGTTGTGTTTGAATTCAACACTTCGAGTCCTATGACGGAGCTTCGATTTATCAAGGGTATTTACTTAGTTGGAATTCTGCCAGGGGGAAATGGAATTACGGTATTATCGTTACATTCCAAGACTATTTTAGGAACATTTCTGCCGGGGACAATCACATCAATTGATCTGGACCCATCACTTGATTTCTTAATTGTAGGGTTATCAAATGGGGCTGTAATGTTCTACGATGTTGATAGATTAGCAAATACACCATTTAGGATTGATAATTTGCAGAAAAAATTGTTACCGAAACAAAAAATGTCACCGGTGCTAGGAATCGAATGGCACCCTAGAGATATAGGTACAATATTAATTGCCTATTCGCACTGTGCAATCATATATTCTTTGACGGCAGGGGAAATTAAGAGTTCGTTGGTTTATCAGATATCTAGAGAGGCTAAAGGGTTCGCCCACTCCTTGAATATTGCAAATGGAGggaaaaagaaaatatttggcTCATCAAAAGAGGTTATAGTTCCACTTCTTGAGGCCCATTTCCACCCAAATGGGTTACATGTAGTCACGGTGCACAAGGATAACACCTTAGCCTTTTGGGATGGTAATGATGGTACGTTATTAGAAGCCAGAAATCTTTTTGAAACTAATTTACACAGGCCCGGAGAACCAATCGAAACTCCTTTAAATTTTGCtccaattgaaaatgtcaGATGGGTTTGTTCTCAAGATCCAGAATTGACCCAATTGATTATATGTGGTGGTGATTCGCATCAGGGGAATTTGATACatattttggattttgGTTATACATTGAAGTATTCGTTAACGTCGCACGAGAAACAAGGTCAATTTTACGCTCAACCAAGCTCAGGTCAAAGAATCATTCCTATTACTTTAAATAGCAATGCTGACGAACAACCGGAGTATATTTCTAGGATTTTGCCTGTGCCAATTGATAGTCTGCCCTACTTTGGCGGGAACCATAATCCTTCTTACTTGATCTTATTAAGTAACAATGGATCTCTTTATATTACAGAATATTCCAATTCTGGAGAACCTCCCTCTGATATGAGCGGATTGATTTTGCCGTTatctatttcattaattcaaCCACCGGTCATAGATGCAAGCATTATTACTGTGAAGAGGATTGATTGGTATAGTATTTTGAGCAACAAGGCTTCATCTGGTGGTGGTGCCAGTAATTTCCTGTTGCTAAAGGGAGGAGCTCCTGTCAGTCAAAGGAACGCCCCAAGACCTACTGGTTATGATGATAACTCTCgtaatattttgataaccGGTCATGAAGGTGGGATAATAAGATTGAAAGATATATCCAAGGGGGAATACCAAGAAGATAATTTAATACAGATCAGTTTGAGAGATACGTTATATGATAATGGCGATCCTAATTGTATAGATATTGTTTCTGTTTCGCTTGGGTTACAGAATAAGGAGATGGCAGTAGGTATGGGAAATGGTGATGTGGTGATTTGTAAATTTGGAAAAGTCAATATTCCTCCTAATAAAGGAAGTAGCAGTGGTATTGATTATCATAACTGTCAGGTGCAACATAGTAATTCTGATgcaaaaatttataatataaagGATCGTGTGGTTGGTACGTTCGCCAGGTCTAGTAACTTCTTGCCTGTATCTTTACTTAAGTTAGATAATCAAGACCAAATATCATGTTTAAAGATGAGCAATATTGGATTTGCCGCAATCGGGTATAAATCTGGTAAAATGGTAGTCTGTGATATATCTCGTGGGCCTGCAATTATTTACAACATTGATTCAATTAAGAAACACTTAATAACAACAGAAAGTAATTGCTACATTACCACTATGGAGTTTGCCATCATGGAATATGGCCAAGATGGATATTCCTCTGTAATCCTATTATGTGGTACCAACGGTGGAGGAAATTTAATGGTATTTAAGATTATTCCACAAGGAAACGGTGGTTTTGAAGTTGTTTTCATGAATAAGACCACTAATCTTAATTACAGAGTTCTCGGAGGTGAAGATGCAGCTGATTCAAAGCTTGACAAGCTTATTCCTATAAACTCCTCCAATGGCGAAAGTGCTGTGGCTAATATGGAGATGTTCCAAAAGCTTAGCCATGGTATAGTTATACCAGGAATGATTATTACAACGTCCAATAGAGATATCAGAGTATTGCAATTGCCTAAAACAAAATTATCACACAAGGTCGTCGACGAATCTTGCCTTGCCTGCGGTGTTATCAAGGTTAAAGATAAGGGAATTGTTCTAGCATCTCTTGTAAAGCTGggtttcattaaattttcttcaattccaTCATTGAATGATATTGCAGACGTTAAAATCCCCAAGGAGATCTATAATAAGCTTAAAAATGCTTTAGAATCACCAATATCTTCGCAATCTGACATCTTGATTACAGGGGAAATGTTCGTCCGACTTGGTCCTACTGAGGGAATAAACCTCTCTGCGTATATTTCCGAGTCGAAAGAGAAGAAACTGAAGGAACCCCACGCTACAGACTTATTGTTTAATGAAAACGCTATAATACCCCCCAGACCTGCAGCCGGAGCCATACAATGGGCTAAGGGGCAAACAAGGTATATTAGTAACGAGGACTTAATCGGGTTGATTGCAGGGCCTAATAGACGATCCACCAAAAACATCGAAAGTGAGTTAGCTCACAATATTAGCCCCGAGGCGAATCCAAATGCTGGGTATGGGTTTCAGGGGTATCTGAGTGATAAACCGGAAAAGGACTACAAAGACCCCGTCCGTAGGGCAACAGGCCCAGGGTACGGATATGGGATGGGTGCCGGGGGACTCATGAAAAACTTGCAATCCGGAGTCGAATCGATGGAAGAAACCATGAACGGCTATGCCAACAACATGAGTGAAACCATGAACGACTCGCTCGCGAGCCTGAAAAAGACTGTATTCAATGCAGCCATCAAGAACAAACTTGGGTTCTAG
- a CDS encoding DEHA2G05038p (highly similar to CA1433|IPF12464 Candida albicans IPF12464 unknown function), with the protein MSCDKLVGLMMLGVATAVFTYYTAWVFVLPFVDDSNALHSFFLPRDYAIKLPFLLLLLSGLGVSTFIGKVLIKNAEKERQKKSKKTQ; encoded by the exons ATG TCCTGTGATAAATTAGTCGGACTTATGATGCTCGGTGTAGCTACTGCTGTATTTACTTATTATACCGCATGGGTGTTTGTTTTACcatttgttgatgattcCAATGCATTACATTCATTCTTCTTACCTAGAGATTATGCTATTAAGTTGCCATtcttgttattattattatcaggATTGGGGGTATCTACCTTCATTGGAAAAGTCTTGATTAAGAATGCCGAGAAAGAAAGACAGAAGAAAAGTAAGAAAACCCAATAA